From a single Lewinella sp. LCG006 genomic region:
- a CDS encoding calcium/sodium antiporter, translating into MDLLLYIGIFIVALATLLKASNWFVDSAESIGLSLGISPFIIGVTIVAFGTSLPELATSIASVFAGQSEIVVGNVVGSNITNIALVLGLTAIVVKNIHLESDLWLIDMSFLWASAFLLWFVLGDLHLSTFECLLLILGLVLFLVYSFKGNERADSADRPKALPKHYLLLLLGGVLVYFGADYTIYAISEISTILTIPPKLIALSAVAIGTSLPEVVVSLTAARRGKASIAIGNVLGSNIFNTFIVMAVPGLLGNLEIPPDIISFYLPLMIVMTILFGVMAFDRLITRWEGWILLLFYMLFIGQIVQS; encoded by the coding sequence ATGGATTTACTCCTTTACATTGGTATTTTTATCGTAGCCCTGGCTACACTTCTCAAGGCTTCCAATTGGTTTGTAGATTCTGCAGAATCTATCGGCCTTTCTTTGGGTATCTCTCCTTTCATTATTGGTGTCACCATTGTCGCTTTTGGTACATCCTTGCCGGAGTTGGCCACTTCTATTGCCTCTGTATTTGCTGGTCAATCCGAAATCGTAGTGGGCAATGTCGTGGGGTCCAACATTACCAATATTGCACTCGTCTTGGGCCTTACCGCTATCGTGGTAAAAAACATCCACCTCGAAAGCGATTTGTGGCTCATTGATATGTCTTTCCTCTGGGCCTCCGCTTTCTTGCTGTGGTTTGTCTTAGGTGATCTGCACCTCAGCACTTTCGAGTGCTTGCTCCTCATCCTCGGCTTGGTACTTTTCCTCGTATACTCCTTCAAAGGCAACGAACGCGCCGACAGTGCCGATCGTCCTAAAGCCTTGCCAAAGCATTATTTATTGCTCCTCCTGGGAGGTGTGTTGGTCTATTTCGGAGCTGATTACACCATATACGCGATCTCTGAAATCAGTACTATCCTTACTATTCCGCCCAAACTGATTGCCCTTTCCGCCGTAGCTATTGGCACCAGTCTACCTGAGGTTGTCGTCAGCCTCACTGCTGCCCGCCGGGGGAAGGCCTCTATTGCCATTGGCAATGTCCTGGGGTCCAATATTTTCAACACCTTTATTGTCATGGCAGTACCGGGCTTGCTGGGAAACCTGGAAATACCGCCAGACATCATCTCCTTCTACCTGCCCCTAATGATCGTCATGACCATCCTCTTTGGCGTCATGGCTTTCGACCGCCTCATCACCCGCTGGGAAGGCTGGATTTTACTCCTTTTCTATATGCTATTCATAGGGCAAATCGTACAGTCTTAA
- a CDS encoding T9SS type A sorting domain-containing protein — protein MKLFYTWLLFSLGWSMSLTAQTIVHWPLSPDHLDEPKSFVDEALGYPFVRGNGLSTLNYSGSGVSAQNWPLDAGDNDQVDYYEFGLKATPGATLNLTELSFMERRSSSGPLTFRIVYSRDGFATETELTQVNLPDDINTRTHSFSFQEKIKDGESLLFRFYAYHAESNSGSWTIRANSLSIAGEVMATCSPPTSTATLSLLNVEETTAEVNLTAGNGQARILIMSTTAQPLTTPYQGDVYTGSLTYGAGQRLGASTYVIATTSATNATFIIEGLEPGATYQLGIVEYNTAQMCYAPQSMTLNITTLCAPDPRAVNNVAYTPLDASTAMRWEGPTCADRYLVVASETPIDGEPIGLNFTADPNFGDGNPAIGFNAITYPLYFGDSEDPLVVTGLTNSTTYYFAVYVLLNGQWSEAYTFEATPEESCPRLYPERIFINEFHYSNGPISQDQGVEIAGPAGVDLSNYELVVQQRVGGNLNVFLVEVYRSTLSGIIDDEGAGFGAIWFPVAAMPLYRGYVSLLNTITDEVVDFIAYDPAFGLRDILSPPNFSPINPSNYLELPTDVPGFSFQRVGEGNCPSGYTWARLPHSRGRLNPGQTILPVALNFLAAEAVGKTARIYWQTSAESGSDYFTVEQSTDGRNFTKIGTLAAAGFSQDIRDYELYDLQPASGINYYRLLQVDYDGTIHNEGIVTVRFDGGPPPPLNLFPNPVVDFTTVRWATAAEALHLVDAQGKLLQTIPLDATSDGGTKQLDMSAYPAGIYFVRSVGQKDSEVCKLIKK, from the coding sequence ATGAAATTATTCTACACATGGCTGCTCTTCAGCCTGGGCTGGAGTATGTCACTGACTGCTCAAACAATCGTACACTGGCCCCTTTCGCCAGATCACCTAGATGAACCTAAATCTTTTGTAGACGAAGCCCTGGGCTATCCCTTTGTGCGCGGCAACGGCTTGAGCACCCTCAATTATTCAGGCTCTGGCGTCAGTGCACAAAACTGGCCCCTTGACGCTGGTGATAACGACCAGGTAGATTACTACGAATTTGGACTGAAAGCGACGCCTGGCGCGACCTTGAATTTGACCGAACTGAGCTTTATGGAACGCCGATCCTCTTCGGGGCCACTAACTTTCCGCATCGTCTACTCCCGGGATGGGTTCGCTACCGAAACAGAACTCACTCAGGTCAACCTCCCCGATGACATCAACACACGAACGCATAGTTTTAGCTTTCAGGAAAAAATCAAAGACGGCGAAAGTTTGCTGTTTCGTTTTTATGCTTACCACGCCGAAAGCAATAGTGGATCATGGACCATCCGAGCCAACAGCCTAAGCATTGCGGGCGAAGTCATGGCCACCTGTAGCCCTCCAACTTCCACGGCAACATTGAGCTTACTCAACGTCGAAGAAACAACCGCCGAGGTAAACCTCACCGCAGGCAACGGCCAGGCGCGTATCCTGATCATGTCTACCACCGCGCAACCACTGACCACCCCATACCAAGGCGATGTTTATACCGGTAGCCTTACATATGGAGCAGGGCAACGCTTAGGTGCATCCACCTATGTAATCGCTACCACCTCTGCCACCAATGCTACATTTATCATCGAAGGGCTAGAACCGGGTGCGACCTACCAATTGGGTATTGTGGAATACAACACGGCTCAAATGTGTTATGCGCCGCAGTCGATGACATTGAACATTACCACGCTCTGCGCTCCTGATCCCCGTGCGGTGAACAACGTCGCGTACACCCCTTTGGACGCCAGCACGGCCATGCGCTGGGAAGGGCCCACTTGCGCAGATCGTTACTTGGTCGTCGCGTCAGAAACCCCCATCGATGGTGAACCTATCGGTCTCAACTTTACCGCCGACCCTAATTTTGGCGACGGCAACCCGGCTATCGGTTTCAATGCCATCACTTACCCGCTTTACTTTGGCGACAGCGAAGACCCATTGGTAGTCACCGGTCTAACAAACAGCACGACCTACTATTTTGCGGTCTACGTTTTGCTCAATGGGCAGTGGTCGGAAGCCTATACTTTCGAAGCCACCCCCGAAGAGAGTTGCCCTCGTCTTTATCCGGAACGCATTTTCATCAATGAATTCCACTATTCCAACGGGCCCATCAGCCAGGACCAAGGGGTAGAGATTGCAGGCCCGGCAGGTGTTGACCTCAGTAATTACGAGCTGGTGGTACAGCAACGGGTAGGCGGCAACCTCAACGTCTTTTTAGTAGAAGTCTATCGCAGTACCCTCAGCGGAATCATCGACGACGAGGGTGCGGGTTTCGGAGCCATCTGGTTTCCGGTAGCAGCCATGCCCCTTTATCGAGGATATGTGAGCTTGTTGAATACCATCACTGACGAAGTCGTCGATTTTATCGCCTACGATCCCGCTTTCGGGCTCCGGGATATCTTGTCTCCTCCAAATTTCAGCCCGATCAACCCCTCCAACTATCTGGAGCTACCAACTGATGTGCCCGGATTTTCTTTCCAGCGAGTGGGCGAAGGCAACTGCCCCTCGGGGTATACTTGGGCCCGGCTCCCCCATTCAAGAGGGCGCCTCAATCCGGGACAAACCATTCTCCCCGTAGCACTCAATTTCCTGGCCGCGGAAGCGGTTGGCAAAACCGCCCGCATCTACTGGCAGACGAGTGCAGAATCAGGTAGTGATTACTTTACCGTAGAACAGAGTACTGATGGGCGTAATTTCACCAAGATAGGTACCTTGGCTGCTGCTGGTTTCAGTCAGGACATCCGCGACTACGAGCTCTACGATCTTCAGCCCGCCAGTGGCATCAATTATTACCGTCTCCTGCAAGTCGACTACGACGGCACCATCCACAACGAAGGCATCGTCACTGTCCGCTTTGATGGCGGGCCACCTCCCCCGCTGAACCTATTCCCCAATCCAGTGGTTGATTTCACGACGGTACGTTGGGCTACCGCCGCTGAGGCCCTTCACCTTGTTGATGCGCAGGGAAAGCTACTACAAACCATCCCGCTAGACGCCACAAGTGATGGTGGCACCAAGCAATTGGACATGAGTGCCTATCCTGCCGGCATCTATTTCGTTCGTTCAGTAGGCCAAAAGGACAGTGAAGTCTGCAAGCTGATAAAGAAGTAA